One segment of Equus asinus isolate D_3611 breed Donkey chromosome 18, EquAss-T2T_v2, whole genome shotgun sequence DNA contains the following:
- the TMPRSS3 gene encoding transmembrane protease serine 3, which produces MAVPEMEVEVEVEPNLRGPEIVTMGENDPPAAEDPFSFRSLFGLDDLKISPVVPDADAVAAQILSLLPLKFFPIIVIGIIALILALAIGLGIHFDCSGKYRCRSSFKCIELTARCDGVSDCKDAEDEYRCVRVSGQNAVLQVFTAAAWRTVCSDDWKAHHANVACAQLGFPSYVSSDALRVDSLEEQFREDFASINHLLPDDKVTALHHSVYVREGCASGHVVTLKCTACGLRMGYSSRIVGGNMSSLAQWPWQASLQFQGYHLCGGSVITPVWIVTAAHCVYDLYLPKSWTIQVGLVSLLDSPAPSHLVEKIIYHSKYKPKRLGNDIALMKLAGPLAFNEMIQPVCLPNSEESFPDGKMCWTSGWGATEDGGDASPVLNHAAVPLISNKVCNHRDVYGGIISPSMLCAGYLRGGVDSCQGDSGGPLVCQERRVWKLVGATSFGIGCADVNKPGVYTRITSFLDWIHEQMERDLKT; this is translated from the exons ATGGCGGTTCCAGAAATG gaggtggaggtggaggtggagccGAATCTCAGAGGTCCTGAAATAGTCACCATGGGGGAGAACGACCCGCCGGCAGCGGAAGACCCCTTCTCCTTCAGATCGCTTTTCGGCCTCGATGATTTGAAAATCAGTCCTGTTGTGCCAG ACGCAGACGCGGTTGCTGCGCAGATCCTGTCACTGCTGCCATTGAAGTTCTTTCCAATCATCGTCATTGGGATAATTGCCTTGATATTAGCACTGGCCATCGGTCTGGGCA TCCACTTCGACTGCTCTGGGAAGTACAGGTGCCGGTCATCTTTTAAGTGTATTGAACTGACAGCTCGCTGCGACGGGGTCTCAGACTGCAAAGATGCGGAGGATGAGTACCGATGTG TCCGCGTGAGCGGTCAGAACGCCGTGCTCCAGGTGTTCACAGCTGCTGCCTGGAGGACCGTGTGCTCTGACGACTGGAAAGCTCACCACGCTAATGTCGCCTGTGCCCAGCTGGGCTTTCCAAG CTACGTGAGTTCAGACGCCCTCCGAGTGGACTCGCTCGAGGAGCAGTTCCGAGAGGACTTTGCTTCCATCAATCACCTCTTGCCGGATGACAAAGTGACGGCTTTGCACCACTCGGTGTACGTGAG GGAGGGGTGTGCCTCGGGTCACGTGGTTACCCTGAAGTGCACAG CCTGCGGTCTGAGAATGGGCTACAGCTCACGCATCGTGGGTGGAAACATGTCCTCGCTCGCACAGTGGCCCTGGCAGGCCAGCCTTCAGTTCCAGGGCTACCACTTGTGCGGGGGCTCTGTCATCACCCCCGTGTGGATTGTCACCGCTGCCCACTGTGTTTATGA CCTGTATCTCCCCAAGTCCTGGACCATCCAGGTGGGCCTGGTTTCCCTGCTGGACAGTCCAGCCCCCTCCCATCTGGTGGAAAAAATCATCTACCACAGCAAGTACAAGCCAAAGAGGTTAGGCAATGACATCGCCCTCATGAAGCTGGCCGGGCCACTTGCCTTCAATG AGATGATCCAACCAGTTTGTCTGCCCAACTCCGAAGAGAGCTTTCCTGATGGAAAAATGTGCTGGACGTCAGGATGGGGGGCCACAGAGGATGGAG GCGATGCCTCCCCGGTCCTCAACCACGCAGCTGTGCCTTTAATCTCCAACAAGGTCTGCAACCACAGGGACGTGTACGGGGGCATCATCTCCCCCTCCATGCTCTGTGCCGGCTACCTGCGAGGCGGTGTGGACAGCTGCCAG GGGGACAGCGGGGGACCCCTGGTGTGTCAAGAGAGGAGGGTGTGGAAGTTGGTGGGAGCGACGAGCTTTGGCATCGGCTGTGCTGACGTGAACAAGCCTGGGGTCTACACTCGCATCACCTCCTTCCTGGACTGGATTCACGAGCAGATGGAG AGGGATCTGAAAACTTGA